One Eurosta solidaginis isolate ZX-2024a chromosome 1, ASM4086904v1, whole genome shotgun sequence genomic window, tttttaatatatttaaattgtTCTATCCAATTgctgaaaataaataataaaaaataacttttattaATAATAGAAACTAATCAGATTTATTTATAACTAAATTTTACAATGCATTTATTTTTTTCGGGACTTAAATTCACCAGTAAAATTATCTATTTGTTTTTTGAAATCTTTCAGAAACACATAATCCTTGTCAACTCTTTCAGTTACTAAGCTTGCTACAGAATTACCTTCAACAAGAATGGGTACGACTTTCTCACCCAAAGTCTTGAGAATTTCAGCAATTTTTAGAATTGTAGTCGGGTCTGGTAAGCCCGGAATGCCAGCTTTTTCTATTGAATTTCCTTCGATATCCTTTTTATAGTTTTCTCCACTTGAGAGTTCAACTGACCGTTTACGACGCGTCTCATTCATATCTTCAACTGTTTCATCCGATGATGACTTCGGTTGTTCTTCCGACTGGCGGGGTGCATCATCCTTCATAGACAGATAAGAAAGTTTCCAAAATTaatatttcgaaataataaaatcTGAAAGCTATTACTACTTACTTCAGCTACTACTGAAATAATGATAAAACTTAGAATTAGTCCCAATACTATAACGTTTCGTGTAGAATGCatcattttttaagtaaaatgttGTTGATAGCTTTATTGCACAAATTTAACTAACAATGTCTTGCAATCGCTTACCATTTTATACTAATTACTACTATCGCATGTCGCAAATCGCTTGCAAATTGCGTGTAGCATCATCATCCGATTTAGTAATTTGGCAATTTGCAAAAAAGTATACAGCTCATAATGTAAAAAAGAgacatatatgtttgtatgtattgatGAAATCTTGATATTAAACATTTAATCAATTTACGTGTATATAAAAGAAGACCTATATGAACAAGGGAGCATATTAATTTAGCGCACCATTGGAAATATTTCCTAGTatgataatagccgtgtttttttacacgcgtatacgtttacgtttgcgcgtaaaaaaatgcttatcctcgcttagataatgcttaggaggcccatctagcggcagtggttaagcaactagctacagcacagggtgcaccgagaagcggagacacaaccctctgatggtcataatgtataacatatagctgaatcagttgctatgaattgtggacacgcaccattttaagaggtgatacacaGAATTAGCGTAGATGTTAAACATAGACAcaaatttcagttacatctgagtataatgcgtattgaaatttagtagtactaattttatgcgtagcaatttcagaggtataTTTAAAGTTTGAGCCGTAAGCTAAATTGAGCACAATTCACAATTTTATGTAAACGGCTCTGAAGGTTCACCACCACATTTGAAAAGATTATTGTTGTCATGTGCGGTTATATCACATACAGGGCAAACATTTCGTATGTCGGGTCTGATTCTTGACATAATGAGCCCAATCACGTAATCCATCGTAGACTGATTTTTCGGGATTCGTAACATTCGAATTCGTAACATtgctacgatggattgcgtgattgggctgtttgtttgaaatatttttcGCGTTTCGTAAATTTTCTCCGTTGGCAAGGAGTTGTcgtagaaaatttcaaatacaCGCCAAAAGTTTACGTTCCGAGTGAATTCAGTGATGCCACTGTACGAATTTCGAATTTACTTATTACTTTCGAAGACGTTGGGAAACACGGTCGAATTGTATGATAGCAATTTCGTAACTTTCCCGAAAAAATAGTCTACGttggattgcgtgattgggctgaatATAACATATTTTCGTTGACAGAGTGGTTGCCACCCTATCTAGGCTGTCGTTTCGAAAACTCCCTAtatcagatttttttttataaacgcccCAGCTAATTTCAAATGTATTAAATTTGGGCCTCAGGGGACTTTTGAAAAAAGTTCTGAGATAAAGCATTCTTCATTCGAATTCAGAGATAGGGCGGTTATGaaacaaatcaaatcaaatagGCCGTTATTCGAACGTTTTCTGAGATAGTGATAAGGTGATGTTTCACTAAGCAGTCGATCTGATGCCATATTCAAATACCAAATAGAGCTATTAttactatttaaatttttgatttgaaatttgaaaaatagcTATTAACAACGTTATCTGTATATTTTCATGCAATCTATCACTTCAATTTACACCACCACATCACAGAGTGCTACTTTGACCTAGAATGTGTCTCAGTGTCACCCTTTGTTCTGTTTCTATATATTTCATTGTTTTAGTAACTGAATTATCATAGCAAAACAAAGCCAATTTTTTTCGTAatgcatttttaaataaacttGTTCAATTTGAAGATATCACTAATAATGGACTCCGACGATACTTTCGACTTAGCCATTATAACTGTACTACTGAATGAGGCTCGAAAATGCCTGGATATTATAACTGGCGTTGATTCTGAAGAGGAGGAGGCTAAGCTACCGGCAGTGAAGAGAATTAAATTGGAAGGATGCAAAGAAGAATCGAATTCAGAGGCAGGGGATGATGATGAAAATGCATTTGATGATCATTACGATTATGATAATCCTGATGAAAAATTTGATCAATATATTGAAACAATGTGCCACAACGATATGGCGGAATTCAATCAAGTTGCAAGTATTTCTAAAGAAGCGTTCGATTTGCTTTTCGATTTGGTTAAACGCGATTTGCGCAGAGCTTCACACCGTGCGATGTCTCCAAAGTGTAGACTGTTTATAACACTTGTGTAAGCTAATTAGcatgtattaaaattttaaattaaacattttaattctttatttttgcatttttagaTACTTAGCGAATGGTGGGTCTAAAAGTACCATTTCACTTGCTTTCGGGGTGCCACCTTCAACTGTGAATAAGATCCTCAGTGAAACATGTCAAT contains:
- the plh gene encoding uncharacterized protein plh isoform X4 codes for the protein MKMFRQLIEFTSRYKVVRGMLSYGTLWPCGCLIEQTIIEKRTYHDYDWMKCLRFSLFGALFMGPTIYVWIRLAGIMWPRTDIRSSLCKALTEQVAYDPFAISSFLFFMNLMDGGSFQQAKKEDDAPRQSEEQPKSSSDETVEDMNETRRKRSVELSSGENYKKDIEGNSIEKAGIPGLPDPTTILKIAEILKTLGEKVVPILVEGNSVASLVTERVDKDYVFLKDFKKQIDNFTGEFKSRKK